In Catenulispora sp. MAP5-51, a genomic segment contains:
- a CDS encoding helix-turn-helix domain-containing protein — MDASSGAGEGLPAAAVASPGFGRRLAELRAARGWSLSVLAERTRISVSHLGNLERSERRPSRQLAEICDRVLGGGGELIALVPAPVGPLAPDAGALVVGYTAVLESLRDLGRSTGPRFVLGPLVAAVRVLRDGAAGVDGDDGRALWLLAARFAEYTGWMAQESGNDVSAIRWCQTAVQCADRGGDPTMAAYALVRRALIAQHRGDAKSAIGFARRAAAHPAVSAEVRQVSAVGAGGGHLPDVAAAARIRAFAARREAQAHALTGDERSCRRALETSRELILRHPEPAPGSWGWGPRATPETLGLVEASCLVALGHFGRAVRLFEAEFARLPVADNAHQRFVVRYAAALAGAGDAGRAREVLAGLRPAADRLDSATVRNELRSVGC; from the coding sequence ATGGACGCGAGCTCCGGTGCAGGGGAGGGGCTGCCCGCCGCCGCGGTCGCGTCGCCCGGCTTCGGGCGGCGTTTGGCCGAGCTGCGTGCGGCGCGGGGCTGGTCGCTTTCGGTGCTGGCCGAGCGGACGAGGATCTCCGTCTCGCACCTGGGCAATCTGGAGCGGTCCGAGCGCCGGCCCTCGCGGCAGCTGGCGGAGATCTGCGACCGGGTGCTCGGCGGGGGCGGGGAACTCATCGCGCTCGTCCCGGCGCCGGTGGGGCCGCTCGCGCCCGACGCGGGGGCGCTGGTCGTCGGGTACACGGCGGTGCTGGAATCGCTGCGCGATCTCGGCAGGTCGACCGGGCCGCGTTTCGTTCTCGGCCCGCTCGTCGCGGCGGTGCGGGTGCTCCGTGACGGCGCGGCGGGGGTCGACGGCGACGACGGCCGCGCCCTGTGGCTGTTGGCGGCGCGCTTCGCGGAGTACACGGGGTGGATGGCTCAGGAGTCGGGCAACGATGTGTCCGCCATCCGCTGGTGCCAGACGGCTGTGCAGTGCGCAGATCGCGGGGGAGACCCGACGATGGCGGCCTATGCGCTGGTCAGACGTGCCCTGATCGCGCAGCATCGCGGCGATGCGAAGAGCGCGATCGGTTTCGCCCGCCGGGCCGCGGCCCATCCGGCCGTGTCCGCCGAGGTCCGGCAGGTGTCCGCCGTGGGAGCCGGCGGCGGACACCTGCCGGACGTCGCGGCGGCCGCCCGGATCCGGGCCTTCGCCGCGCGCCGCGAAGCACAAGCCCATGCCCTGACCGGCGATGAACGGTCGTGCCGCCGGGCGCTGGAGACGTCCCGAGAGCTCATCCTGCGGCACCCGGAGCCGGCCCCCGGCAGCTGGGGGTGGGGTCCGCGGGCCACGCCCGAGACGCTGGGCCTGGTCGAGGCGTCGTGTCTGGTCGCCCTGGGGCACTTCGGCCGAGCCGTGCGGCTCTTCGAAGCCGAGTTCGCCCGGTTGCCGGTCGCTGACAACGCGCATCAGCGCTTCGTCGTGCGCTACGCCGCGGCGCTGGCCGGGGCCGGCGATGCCGGCCGGGCGCGCGAAGTCCTCGCCGGTCTGCGTCCGGCGGCCGACCGTCTGGATTCGGCGACGGTTCGCAACGAGCTGCGGTCAGTCGGGTGCTGA
- a CDS encoding toll/interleukin-1 receptor domain-containing protein, with the protein MSTIFISFRKTDARWLRERVHQTLTGRFGADRVFQSGESITPGTAFPDALLRQAAECRIMLVLIGPGWLFAADETGQQQLLHRDQDWVRREIRTAMTSGNLVIPVLLGDATMLPAATQLPADIAGLATLQFLRIPDTQPQPALEEMASKLAGILPGLAPTVQSEASSPASAATSVRHQTTVYGGSGSTAVNTGKHGVSVAAEAGATVHVVQKLRRWAVANPALALTATAALLGGGGYGVFQAVSGAAASPQSPAAAQAAKSVLVPGGAAGGSATSGKAVSGTSGTVTATPIGSPLDEADGRQVLASAFSPDGHVLAVGSGNGDGSPGGGAIRLWNMTDPAHPTQLGAPLTGFTNDVLSLAFSPDGHTLVGSGWDHTIRLWNVTDPAHATPLGQPVGGFEHPVWQVAFSPDGRTIAVTDEDTWFQLWNVADPAAPVLLAQTDTGSAVDRAVFSPDGRTLASSAIGQVGLWNVTDPSHPVALGQGQDSSGLAPAASAFSPDGRTLAVGGQGDPWIQLWNVSDPAHPAQVGRMPIGPEVEQVTTVAFSPDGRTLASGQDDHTTRLWNVADPAHPTAIGLPLRGHTDNVYTVVFSPDGRILASGGRDHTITLWEMAPGSP; encoded by the coding sequence ATGTCGACGATCTTCATCAGCTTCCGCAAAACCGACGCGCGGTGGTTGCGGGAACGTGTCCACCAGACGTTGACCGGTCGCTTCGGCGCGGATCGGGTGTTCCAGTCGGGGGAGTCGATCACCCCGGGGACCGCCTTCCCGGACGCGTTGCTGCGCCAGGCTGCCGAGTGCCGGATCATGCTGGTGCTGATCGGTCCGGGCTGGCTGTTCGCGGCGGACGAGACCGGTCAGCAGCAGTTGCTGCACCGGGACCAGGACTGGGTGCGCCGCGAGATCCGGACGGCGATGACGTCCGGGAACCTGGTGATCCCGGTGCTGCTGGGCGACGCGACGATGCTGCCGGCGGCGACCCAGCTGCCCGCCGACATCGCGGGCCTGGCGACGCTTCAGTTCCTGCGCATCCCGGACACGCAACCCCAGCCGGCGCTGGAGGAAATGGCGTCGAAGCTGGCCGGGATCCTTCCCGGCCTGGCGCCGACAGTGCAGTCCGAGGCGTCGAGTCCCGCCTCGGCCGCGACCTCCGTGCGCCACCAGACCACGGTGTACGGCGGCAGCGGTTCCACCGCGGTGAACACCGGCAAACACGGGGTCTCAGTGGCGGCCGAGGCCGGCGCCACGGTCCACGTCGTGCAGAAGCTCCGCAGGTGGGCCGTGGCGAACCCGGCCCTCGCCCTGACGGCCACGGCCGCACTCCTCGGCGGAGGCGGGTACGGAGTCTTCCAGGCCGTATCCGGCGCCGCCGCATCGCCGCAGAGCCCCGCCGCCGCGCAGGCGGCCAAGAGCGTACTGGTGCCCGGTGGCGCGGCGGGCGGCTCTGCCACGTCCGGAAAAGCGGTGTCCGGCACGTCCGGAACAGTCACCGCGACGCCGATCGGATCCCCGCTCGACGAAGCCGACGGCAGGCAAGTCCTCGCGTCCGCGTTCAGTCCCGACGGGCACGTCCTGGCTGTCGGCAGCGGAAACGGCGACGGCAGCCCCGGGGGCGGCGCGATCCGGTTGTGGAATATGACAGACCCCGCACATCCCACGCAGTTAGGCGCACCCCTGACCGGCTTCACGAACGATGTCCTGTCCTTGGCGTTCAGTCCCGACGGCCACACCCTGGTCGGCAGCGGCTGGGATCACACGATCCGGCTGTGGAACGTGACCGATCCCGCTCATGCGACCCCGCTGGGGCAGCCGGTGGGCGGCTTCGAGCATCCCGTCTGGCAGGTCGCCTTCAGCCCTGACGGACGCACCATCGCGGTCACCGACGAAGACACCTGGTTCCAGCTGTGGAACGTGGCCGACCCCGCCGCCCCCGTGCTGCTGGCCCAGACAGACACCGGCTCCGCGGTGGACAGGGCGGTGTTCAGCCCTGACGGTCGGACGCTGGCTAGCTCGGCCATCGGGCAGGTCGGTCTGTGGAACGTGACCGACCCCAGCCATCCGGTGGCGCTGGGTCAGGGTCAGGACTCGTCCGGACTGGCGCCGGCCGCATCGGCGTTCAGCCCCGACGGCCGAACCCTGGCCGTCGGAGGGCAGGGCGACCCGTGGATCCAGTTGTGGAACGTGAGTGATCCCGCCCACCCCGCCCAGGTCGGCCGCATGCCCATCGGCCCCGAGGTGGAGCAAGTCACGACGGTGGCGTTCAGTCCCGACGGCCGTACGCTGGCCAGCGGCCAGGACGACCACACGACCCGGCTGTGGAACGTGGCCGACCCCGCCCACCCCACCGCGATCGGCCTGCCTCTCAGGGGCCACACCGACAACGTCTACACGGTCGTGTTCAGCCCCGACGGCCGCATCCTGGCCAGCGGGGGCCGGGATCACACGATCACGCTGTGGGAGATGGCTCCCGGTTCGCCGTGA
- a CDS encoding MFS transporter — protein MSNTIESPVIAPTTPTDTSRALRWTVLALAFACGASVANLYYAQPLLGPIGRSLGVGTGTATLIVTMTQIGYALGLMFVTPLGDLLENRRLVTRTLIVTAAVLILAATAPNIGVFLAASVLVGLTSVVAQILVPLSSHLAPPEIRGKVVGQVTGGLLLGIMLARSASSLLATAWGWRSVYVVSSVIMLVVAVLLRLRLAERKPEHTASYPALLASTFRLALREPLLRRRSFSQAAMFAAFTAFWTAVPYELADRHHLSQSGIALFALVGAAGAASAPVAGRLGDRGHGKVARGAALGLAMVAIGVAAVGAAHVALLAVAAILLDFAVQGHHVLSVRDVYGLSTHARARMNSLYMTGVFVGGAAASAATGTVLSGHGWSGVMGLAAGLVAAGIAVWVWETLKARLTANREPSPTA, from the coding sequence TTGAGTAACACCATCGAATCGCCCGTCATAGCGCCCACCACGCCGACCGACACCTCGCGGGCGCTGCGCTGGACCGTCTTGGCCCTGGCCTTCGCCTGCGGTGCGAGCGTGGCGAACCTGTACTACGCGCAGCCGCTGCTCGGCCCGATCGGCCGCTCGCTCGGGGTCGGCACGGGCACCGCGACGCTGATCGTGACCATGACCCAGATCGGCTACGCGCTGGGCCTGATGTTCGTGACGCCCCTCGGCGACCTGCTGGAGAACCGGCGCCTGGTGACCAGGACCCTGATCGTCACGGCGGCCGTCCTGATCCTGGCGGCCACCGCCCCGAACATCGGCGTGTTCCTGGCCGCGAGCGTGCTGGTGGGCCTGACCTCGGTGGTGGCCCAGATACTGGTCCCGCTGTCCTCGCATCTGGCGCCGCCGGAGATCCGCGGCAAGGTCGTCGGCCAGGTCACCGGCGGGCTGCTGCTGGGCATCATGCTGGCCCGCTCGGCCTCCAGCCTGCTGGCCACCGCCTGGGGATGGCGCTCGGTCTACGTCGTGTCGTCGGTGATCATGCTGGTCGTCGCGGTCCTGCTCCGCCTGCGCCTGGCCGAGCGCAAGCCCGAACACACCGCGAGCTACCCCGCGCTCCTGGCCTCGACGTTCCGCCTCGCCCTGCGCGAGCCGCTCCTGCGCCGCCGCTCGTTCTCCCAGGCGGCGATGTTCGCGGCGTTCACGGCGTTCTGGACGGCGGTCCCCTACGAACTCGCGGACCGCCACCACCTGAGCCAGTCGGGCATCGCCCTGTTCGCCCTGGTCGGCGCCGCCGGAGCCGCCTCCGCCCCGGTCGCCGGCCGCCTCGGCGACCGCGGCCACGGCAAGGTCGCCCGGGGCGCGGCGCTGGGCCTGGCCATGGTCGCGATCGGAGTCGCGGCCGTGGGGGCGGCGCACGTGGCGCTGCTGGCGGTGGCCGCGATCCTGCTGGACTTCGCGGTCCAGGGACACCACGTGCTCAGCGTCCGCGACGTCTACGGCCTGAGCACCCATGCCAGGGCACGGATGAACTCGCTGTACATGACCGGCGTGTTCGTCGGCGGCGCCGCCGCCTCCGCCGCGACCGGCACGGTCCTGAGCGGGCACGGCTGGTCCGGCGTGATGGGGCTGGCCGCCGGCCTGGTGGCGGCCGGCATCGCGGTGTGGGTGTGGGAGACCCTGAAGGCTCGCCTCACGGCGAACCGGGAGCCATCTCCCACAGCGTGA